From Echinicola jeungdonensis, the proteins below share one genomic window:
- a CDS encoding TonB-dependent receptor, with amino-acid sequence MGDKSRVLAINNSPKQQMIMKKLLHSLKFKGKIFLCGFVLQLFCLNLLYAAGASTQGPKDLEEIQVSLDLNNVSLEEVFSALHKATEFSFVFDKKMLARQATANVKVNNGSLEEVLSQLATSHGLAFKQVNDRISVRKAENKVDAVAAPVQAQVTITGTVVDEEGEPLPGATVTVVGTNKGTVTDIDGNYSINVEEGATLQFSFIGFEKKQVVVENQTEINITLKMDENAMDEVVVVGYGEQKREHLTGAVETVNMEELEDLPVGDLATALRGKLPGVNISGGSTRPGRKPTLTIRNPISLSKDGGNNQPLYIIDGVLQIDDHGRNDNTLFNQLDPSEIESLSILKDAAAAVYGSRGANGAVVIKTKRGKAGPPKFSYNGSYGITDEQKRTEMLSAAEYGRFMNELNGPYGNPNVSRDDSNSDNYFFSDDEIAHFEDNSYDWLDRAWSSASTQRHSINASGGAEGATYFAGVSYYQQTGNLAEVDYDKWTFRAGSNLDIARGLKANLQVSGNFSNRSSTFNKVSGENEEDDYNNLLRAPRYVPPYINGLPVNIPRGGIGGNGYHYFAIQNLDNFKVNQDQTLTFNMNVAYEVPFIDGLAFRATYGRNMGSGKYHQLGTKYELYNFERSGENGHIYLPDAEVVGDPVVVENGDRIFYRNSDSFSEQYNFVGTYNKTFGKHTIGALATIERGESEGSQQQVRREDVAPNSNGEFNSAFGPQEGYTWRYESGALSYVGRVNYRYDDKYLLEVLYRSDASTKFAPENYWGHFYSISGGWIISEEDFFESDVLDFLKIRLSHGKLGKDDTKMWAWRQRYTYQIAKGAAFGGDAPRTDGFKMELSPNRDAVWSDDYKNNLGIDMQFLDGRLNITADAFYNKGRNMLIERTGAVPFSIGGTVAAENYGEVNFWGGEFAVGWKDNIGEDFSYGIDVNSGWSTNKVLVGNFDENSVLPWYAGQGEPSAVGTWGYDYLGMFKDQAEIDAYVSEYNIQQVFGTPANQLKPGMLYYRDVRGNHLGDGEFAEPDGIINDNDRVELQRPNSSYGLGSTIRLKYKQLSLHATLGISWGGYHDIDARNIRIRSEIDRSFQSVPKIWNNIYNPDTNPNGTMPNPYFRNINNRPSDFWRVSSFRFTMPNLNLGYSLPKETVQKLNLSALSVRLTAINPVNFVNPYSYKNANSSWDGYPVLSTYSLGLNIRP; translated from the coding sequence TTGGGTGATAAAAGCCGGGTTTTAGCAATTAACAATTCACCAAAACAACAAATGATTATGAAGAAATTATTACACAGCCTAAAATTTAAGGGGAAAATCTTTCTCTGCGGCTTTGTATTACAGCTTTTCTGCTTGAATTTGCTGTATGCTGCAGGAGCAAGCACCCAAGGGCCAAAGGATTTGGAAGAAATCCAAGTGTCTTTAGACTTAAATAATGTCTCTTTGGAGGAAGTATTTTCCGCTTTGCATAAAGCGACTGAGTTTTCTTTTGTCTTTGACAAAAAAATGTTGGCCCGTCAGGCCACCGCAAATGTAAAAGTAAATAACGGATCTTTGGAGGAAGTTTTGAGCCAGTTGGCAACTTCCCACGGATTGGCTTTCAAACAGGTTAATGACCGAATCAGTGTAAGGAAAGCTGAAAATAAGGTTGATGCTGTTGCAGCACCTGTGCAGGCACAGGTAACCATCACTGGTACTGTAGTGGATGAAGAGGGTGAGCCTCTTCCAGGTGCTACTGTAACAGTGGTAGGTACCAACAAAGGTACAGTAACTGACATTGATGGTAATTATAGTATTAATGTTGAGGAGGGTGCCACCTTGCAATTCTCTTTTATTGGTTTCGAAAAGAAACAAGTGGTTGTTGAAAATCAAACTGAAATCAACATAACCCTGAAAATGGATGAGAACGCTATGGATGAGGTTGTTGTAGTAGGCTATGGGGAACAAAAAAGAGAACATTTAACCGGTGCGGTAGAAACCGTAAACATGGAGGAGCTTGAGGACCTACCTGTAGGTGATTTAGCTACTGCATTACGCGGAAAACTACCAGGTGTTAATATTTCAGGTGGTTCTACCCGTCCTGGTAGAAAACCAACATTAACGATTAGAAATCCTATATCCTTGTCAAAAGACGGCGGTAATAATCAGCCTTTGTATATTATCGATGGGGTTCTTCAGATTGATGATCATGGGCGAAATGATAATACTTTATTCAACCAACTTGACCCTTCAGAAATCGAAAGCCTTAGTATTTTGAAAGATGCGGCGGCTGCAGTTTATGGTTCAAGAGGTGCTAACGGTGCCGTGGTTATTAAAACAAAACGTGGAAAAGCAGGCCCTCCTAAGTTTAGTTATAATGGATCTTATGGTATTACTGATGAACAGAAGCGCACAGAAATGCTTAGTGCTGCTGAGTATGGACGGTTTATGAATGAACTTAACGGCCCATACGGTAACCCAAATGTTAGCAGGGATGATAGTAATAGCGATAATTATTTCTTCTCCGATGATGAGATTGCACATTTTGAAGACAATAGTTATGACTGGCTTGATCGCGCATGGTCTTCAGCTTCTACGCAAAGACACTCAATTAATGCAAGTGGTGGGGCAGAAGGTGCAACCTATTTTGCAGGCGTTTCTTACTACCAACAAACAGGAAACTTAGCTGAGGTTGATTATGACAAATGGACCTTCCGTGCCGGATCAAATCTTGATATAGCAAGAGGTTTAAAAGCGAATTTGCAGGTGTCTGGTAATTTCTCAAATCGTTCTTCTACTTTTAATAAAGTAAGTGGTGAAAATGAAGAAGATGATTATAATAACTTGCTTCGTGCACCTCGCTATGTACCTCCTTATATTAACGGATTGCCTGTAAATATCCCGAGGGGTGGTATTGGTGGAAATGGATACCATTATTTCGCCATCCAAAACCTTGATAACTTTAAAGTAAATCAGGATCAGACTTTAACCTTCAATATGAATGTTGCCTATGAGGTTCCGTTTATTGATGGATTGGCCTTTAGAGCAACTTATGGTAGAAACATGGGAAGCGGGAAATACCACCAGTTGGGTACAAAGTATGAGCTTTATAATTTTGAAAGAAGCGGAGAAAATGGACATATATATCTGCCAGATGCAGAGGTAGTTGGAGATCCTGTTGTGGTTGAAAATGGGGACCGTATCTTCTATAGAAATTCAGATAGCTTTTCAGAACAATACAACTTTGTTGGAACTTACAACAAAACATTTGGGAAGCATACCATTGGTGCCCTGGCTACGATAGAGCGTGGTGAATCTGAGGGCTCTCAGCAACAGGTTCGACGTGAAGACGTGGCGCCAAATTCAAATGGTGAATTTAACTCAGCATTTGGTCCGCAAGAAGGATATACATGGAGATATGAGTCAGGTGCACTTTCCTACGTAGGGCGAGTAAACTACCGATATGATGATAAGTATTTATTGGAAGTTTTATATCGGTCAGATGCATCTACAAAATTTGCTCCTGAAAATTACTGGGGTCACTTCTACTCAATTTCTGGGGGATGGATAATCTCTGAAGAAGATTTCTTCGAATCGGATGTGCTTGACTTCTTGAAGATCAGGTTATCTCACGGTAAATTAGGGAAAGACGATACCAAAATGTGGGCATGGAGACAACGTTACACCTATCAAATAGCTAAAGGCGCTGCATTTGGTGGCGATGCCCCAAGGACAGATGGGTTTAAGATGGAGCTTTCCCCAAATAGAGATGCGGTCTGGAGTGATGACTATAAAAACAACCTCGGTATTGATATGCAGTTCTTAGATGGGAGGTTAAATATTACAGCTGATGCCTTCTACAATAAAGGACGAAACATGTTAATTGAACGAACAGGAGCTGTACCATTCTCCATTGGAGGTACTGTTGCTGCAGAGAACTATGGCGAAGTGAATTTTTGGGGAGGTGAATTTGCAGTAGGATGGAAAGATAATATAGGTGAAGACTTTAGCTATGGTATTGATGTGAACAGTGGTTGGAGTACCAATAAAGTCCTTGTAGGGAATTTTGATGAGAATTCTGTTTTGCCTTGGTATGCTGGTCAGGGAGAGCCATCAGCCGTTGGAACCTGGGGTTATGATTACCTTGGCATGTTCAAAGACCAGGCAGAAATTGATGCCTATGTGAGTGAGTATAACATTCAACAGGTATTTGGTACACCCGCAAATCAACTAAAACCAGGAATGCTTTATTACCGCGATGTTCGAGGAAATCATTTGGGTGATGGCGAGTTTGCTGAACCAGATGGTATTATCAATGACAATGACCGGGTAGAACTTCAGAGACCAAATTCTAGTTATGGTCTTGGGTCAACCATAAGATTAAAATACAAGCAGCTAAGCCTTCATGCAACTCTTGGAATATCTTGGGGTGGGTATCATGACATTGATGCCAGGAACATCAGGATTAGATCAGAGATCGACCGAAGTTTCCAAAGTGTACCAAAAATCTGGAATAATATCTATAATCCAGATACAAACCCAAATGGTACCATGCCAAATCCATACTTTAGAAATATAAATAATAGACCGTCTGATTTTTGGAGGGTGAGTAGTTTTCGGTTTACCATGCCTAACTTAAACCTGGGCTATTCATTGCCGAAAGAAACTGTTCAAAAATTGAACCTGTCGGCTTTAAGTGTTAGGCTTACTGCAATTAATCCAGTTAACTTTGTTAATCCATATTCCTACAAGAATGCAAATAGTTCATGGGATGGATATCCAGTGTTAAGTACCTATTCTTTAGGCCTAAACATCAGACCGTAA